Proteins encoded within one genomic window of Halomonas sp. YLGW01:
- a CDS encoding elongation factor P hydroxylase, whose translation MTHRLEDVIALFDGLFYSSYQTRLVRGGDEPLYLPADADCSYHRVIFARGFFASVLHEVSHWCIAGARRRLLEDYGYWYLPDGRDAEQQKSFEAVEVAPQALELLFTRACGLPFNVSVDNLGEVEVDREGFRARVEARAARVEAEGLPARAAAFRDALAAFYLEEKPLAEASARGRRRLEAVCVPTPA comes from the coding sequence GTGACCCATCGCCTCGAGGACGTCATCGCCCTGTTCGATGGCCTCTTTTACTCCAGCTATCAGACGCGTCTGGTACGCGGCGGGGACGAGCCGCTCTACCTGCCCGCGGATGCCGACTGCTCCTACCATCGGGTGATCTTCGCCCGGGGCTTCTTCGCAAGTGTCCTGCACGAGGTCAGCCACTGGTGCATCGCCGGCGCCCGGCGCCGACTGCTTGAGGATTACGGCTACTGGTACCTGCCCGACGGCCGCGATGCCGAGCAGCAGAAATCCTTCGAGGCGGTAGAGGTGGCGCCCCAGGCACTGGAGCTCTTGTTCACGCGGGCCTGTGGGCTGCCCTTCAACGTAAGCGTCGATAACCTGGGGGAGGTGGAGGTCGACCGGGAGGGGTTCCGGGCCCGGGTCGAGGCGCGGGCGGCCCGGGTCGAGGCCGAGGGTCTGCCGGCCCGCGCCGCGGCCTTTCGCGATGCCCTGGCGGCCTTCTACCTGGAGGAAAAGCCGCTGGCGGAGGCGAGCGCCCGGGGCCGGCGCCGGCTCGAGGCGGTATGCGTTCCCACCCCGGCCTGA